A region of Nitrosarchaeum sp. DNA encodes the following proteins:
- a CDS encoding DNA-directed RNA polymerase subunit H — protein sequence MATKKNQVLVPDHIYVPKHEIISKQEAEDVLKKYNCKPTELPLIFVNDPAILGLGVKPGDMIKITRKSPTAGESLYYRYVVEV from the coding sequence ATGGCAACTAAGAAAAATCAGGTTTTAGTGCCTGACCATATTTATGTGCCAAAACATGAAATTATTTCAAAACAAGAAGCTGAAGATGTCCTAAAAAAATATAATTGTAAACCAACAGAATTACCATTGATTTTTGTAAACGATCCTGCCATATTGGGACTTGGTGTAAAACCAGGCGATATGATAAAAATCACAAGAAAGAGCCCTACTGCTGGTGAGAGCCTTTACTATAGATACGTGGTGGAAGTTTAA